A genomic segment from Gemmatimonadaceae bacterium encodes:
- the rimO gene encoding 30S ribosomal protein S12 methylthiotransferase RimO: MKIGFITLGCDKNTVDTERYLAQLAAYGGEHTDDLALAEVIVVNTCGFIDAAKKESIDAIIDAGRYKVEGACQAVVALGCMVQRHKDELAEAIPEVDLFLGTTDVDRLIPELQQRGLVDAAPMPHPGERVFAGDAPHVRYLKVSEGCDHGCAFCAIPLMRGRHRSFALEDVVREAQLLELQGAREVNLVAQDLAHYGRDRRDGTALPELLEALLRETEIPWFRNLYLYNAGITPRLLDVVANNPRILPYLDMPVQHGSDAVLTRMRRPERRTVVAEKVARFRDAVPDLTIRTTCIVGFPGETDEDFEILLDFLAEMQFDRVGAFTYSAQEGTAAALLPDDVPDEVKYERIDALQRLQGGITAERYERHVGRTVHLLVDRAGTDDQPAVARAPWQADDIDGVTYVYTDAPAGSLVEAEIGEVVDDFDFIASPTGLVLLPPAKVIAAAASRTLPLMGTSTIGSFGR, translated from the coding sequence ATGAAAATCGGCTTCATCACGCTCGGCTGTGACAAGAACACCGTGGACACCGAGCGCTACCTGGCTCAGCTCGCTGCCTACGGAGGTGAGCACACGGATGATCTCGCCCTCGCGGAGGTCATCGTCGTCAACACCTGCGGTTTCATCGACGCCGCGAAGAAGGAGTCGATCGACGCCATCATCGACGCCGGTCGGTACAAGGTCGAGGGCGCCTGTCAGGCCGTGGTCGCCCTCGGGTGCATGGTCCAGCGCCACAAGGATGAGCTCGCCGAGGCCATCCCCGAGGTGGACCTCTTCCTGGGCACCACCGACGTCGACCGGCTGATCCCCGAGCTGCAGCAGCGCGGGCTGGTCGATGCCGCGCCGATGCCCCATCCCGGGGAGCGCGTCTTCGCCGGCGACGCACCACACGTGCGCTACCTGAAAGTCAGTGAGGGGTGCGATCACGGCTGCGCATTCTGTGCGATTCCGCTCATGCGCGGCAGGCATCGCAGCTTCGCGCTGGAGGATGTGGTGCGCGAGGCACAGCTGCTCGAGCTGCAGGGCGCGCGCGAGGTGAACCTCGTCGCCCAGGACCTTGCGCACTACGGACGCGACCGGCGCGATGGCACCGCGCTCCCCGAGCTGCTCGAGGCGCTGCTGCGCGAGACGGAGATCCCCTGGTTCCGGAACCTCTACCTCTACAACGCCGGCATCACCCCGCGCCTGCTCGATGTCGTCGCGAACAACCCGCGCATCCTGCCATACCTCGACATGCCGGTGCAGCATGGCAGCGATGCGGTGCTGACCCGCATGCGTCGCCCCGAGCGTCGCACGGTCGTGGCCGAGAAGGTGGCGCGGTTCCGCGATGCCGTGCCGGACCTGACGATCCGCACCACCTGCATCGTCGGCTTTCCCGGTGAGACCGACGAGGACTTCGAGATCCTGCTCGACTTCCTGGCCGAGATGCAGTTCGATCGCGTGGGGGCGTTCACGTACAGTGCGCAGGAGGGCACCGCCGCCGCGCTGCTGCCCGACGACGTGCCCGACGAGGTGAAGTACGAGCGGATCGACGCGTTGCAGCGGCTGCAGGGCGGGATCACGGCCGAGCGCTACGAGCGGCACGTCGGGCGCACGGTGCACCTGCTGGTCGACCGCGCCGGCACGGACGATCAGCCGGCCGTCGCGCGTGCGCCGTGGCAGGCCGACGACATCGATGGCGTGACCTACGTGTACACCGATGCCCCCGCCGGGTCGCTGGTCGAGGCGGAGATCGGTGAGGTGGTGGACGACTTCGACTTCATTGCATCACCCACGGGCCTCGTGCTGCTGCCGCCGGCGAAGGTCATCGCCGCTGCCGCATCGCGCACGTTGCCGTTGATGGGCACATCCACGATCGGGAGCTTCGGACGATGA
- the hemL gene encoding glutamate-1-semialdehyde 2,1-aminomutase produces MTDFVSAQSHAIMARARELFPGGVNSPVRAFGGVGGEPFVVQRGEGPYIWDADGNRYIDYVLSWGPLVLGHAAPVVLDALDDVMRRGTSFGIPTGLEVQLAELIVQRMPHIEMLRFTSSGTEAAMSIARVARAATGRDAILKFEGCYHGHADSFLVKAGSGVATLGLPNSPGVPAALAAMTYTAPFNDLDAVRAIATQVPLAAIFLEPIIGNAGFIEPVPGFIAGLRQIADETGALLVFDEVMTGFRIAWGGAVERFGVTPDMTAFGKVIGGGLPVAAYGGRRELMQQVAPSGSVYQAGTLSGNPLAMAGGLATLTALTPDLHRIIERRTSALVQGMRDIMARAGVPFTASSAGSMWGFFFHPGPVTTFAEARQSDVALFNRFFHAARERGVYLAPSAFEAAFMSAAHGDDVVADTLERLADAITVART; encoded by the coding sequence ATGACGGACTTCGTGTCGGCGCAGTCGCATGCCATCATGGCGCGTGCGCGTGAACTCTTCCCCGGTGGCGTGAACTCGCCGGTGCGTGCGTTCGGCGGCGTGGGTGGCGAGCCGTTCGTGGTGCAGCGCGGCGAGGGGCCGTACATCTGGGATGCCGACGGCAATCGCTACATCGACTACGTGCTGAGCTGGGGCCCGCTGGTGCTGGGGCATGCCGCGCCGGTGGTGCTCGACGCGCTGGACGACGTGATGCGGCGGGGCACGAGCTTCGGCATCCCGACCGGCCTCGAGGTGCAGCTCGCGGAGCTGATCGTGCAGCGCATGCCGCACATCGAGATGCTGCGCTTCACCAGCAGCGGCACCGAGGCGGCGATGAGCATCGCGCGTGTGGCGCGCGCGGCGACGGGACGCGATGCGATCCTCAAGTTCGAGGGATGTTATCACGGCCACGCCGACTCCTTCCTCGTGAAGGCCGGCTCCGGTGTCGCGACGCTCGGCCTGCCGAACTCGCCGGGCGTGCCGGCGGCGCTGGCGGCGATGACGTACACGGCGCCGTTCAACGACCTGGACGCCGTGCGCGCCATCGCGACCCAGGTGCCGCTGGCTGCGATCTTCCTCGAACCGATCATCGGCAACGCCGGCTTCATCGAGCCGGTGCCGGGGTTCATCGCGGGCCTGCGGCAGATCGCTGACGAGACGGGGGCGCTGCTGGTGTTCGACGAGGTGATGACCGGCTTCCGCATCGCGTGGGGCGGGGCGGTGGAGCGCTTCGGTGTCACCCCGGACATGACGGCCTTCGGGAAGGTCATCGGCGGCGGGTTGCCGGTGGCGGCCTACGGCGGACGGCGGGAGCTGATGCAGCAGGTGGCGCCGAGCGGGTCGGTGTACCAGGCCGGCACCCTGAGCGGCAACCCGCTGGCCATGGCCGGAGGCCTCGCCACCCTCACCGCCCTGACCCCCGACCTCCACCGCATCATCGAGCGCCGGACCTCGGCGCTGGTGCAGGGGATGCGTGACATCATGGCCCGCGCAGGCGTCCCTTTCACGGCGTCATCCGCCGGCTCGATGTGGGGCTTCTTCTTCCACCCCGGGCCGGTCACGACGTTTGCCGAGGCCCGTCAGTCGGACGTGGCCCTGTTCAACCGGTTCTTCCATGCTGCCCGGGAGCGCGGTGTGTACCTCGCACCGTCGGCCTTCGAGGCGGCATTCATGAGCGCGGCCCACGGTGACGACGTCGTCGCCGACACGCTCGAACGACTTGCCGATGCCATCACCGTCGCACGCACGTAA
- a CDS encoding SpoIID/LytB domain-containing protein, with the protein MPSPSHARKPFPRHALSRRALLGVALCTGTALPPHTDRAVHTLPAAAAARQDGRLTIRVLLGRTTAAPAGGILGTAVWNGRRYRGTIDFVPDGGGVAVVNRVDLEEYLRGVLPGELGSRDPRDRAALQAQAVAARSYAAARMAERRALYDVTATVSDQVYGGLSAEKPETDEAVRATRGLVLTWSDQVISAPYHSQGGPITAAAEEVFWKQRSGTPYLRPVDDRVPGGGCFCDVGGGREWERRFSLDDISELLARHGRSAGVSGGGMVHAVRVTARGPSGRVTELVIETAAGRAVLHGNDIRFVLRSGGAILPSTNFSIEQAGPQVVLRGVGNGHGVGMSQWGAIGRSRAGQDARAILAAYYPGTRLAPLL; encoded by the coding sequence ATGCCATCACCGTCGCACGCACGTAAGCCCTTCCCCCGCCACGCCCTGTCGCGCCGCGCCCTGCTCGGCGTGGCGCTCTGCACCGGCACGGCCCTGCCCCCGCACACCGACCGTGCTGTCCACACGCTGCCGGCTGCGGCGGCGGCGCGGCAGGATGGTCGACTGACGATCCGCGTCCTGCTCGGCCGGACGACCGCGGCGCCCGCCGGCGGGATCCTGGGCACCGCGGTCTGGAACGGCCGGCGCTACCGGGGCACCATCGACTTCGTGCCGGACGGTGGCGGTGTCGCGGTGGTCAACCGGGTGGACCTCGAGGAGTACCTGCGCGGCGTGCTGCCGGGCGAACTCGGGTCACGCGACCCGCGTGACCGTGCCGCGCTGCAGGCGCAGGCGGTGGCGGCCCGCTCGTACGCCGCGGCGCGGATGGCCGAGCGGCGTGCCCTGTACGACGTGACGGCCACGGTCTCGGATCAGGTGTATGGTGGCCTGTCGGCCGAGAAGCCCGAGACCGACGAGGCCGTGCGAGCGACCCGCGGCCTGGTGCTGACCTGGTCCGACCAGGTGATCTCGGCGCCGTACCATTCGCAGGGCGGGCCGATCACGGCGGCGGCGGAGGAGGTGTTCTGGAAGCAGCGGAGCGGCACACCGTACCTGCGGCCGGTGGATGACCGTGTGCCGGGCGGCGGCTGCTTCTGCGACGTCGGGGGCGGCCGGGAATGGGAGCGCCGCTTCTCGCTCGACGACATTTCCGAGTTGCTGGCCCGGCACGGACGGTCGGCCGGCGTGTCGGGTGGGGGGATGGTGCATGCGGTGCGCGTGACCGCACGCGGTCCCTCCGGTCGCGTGACCGAGCTTGTCATCGAGACGGCGGCGGGCCGGGCCGTGCTCCACGGCAACGACATCCGGTTCGTCCTCCGCAGCGGGGGGGCCATCCTGCCCAGCACCAACTTCTCGATCGAGCAGGCCGGCCCGCAGGTGGTGCTGCGCGGCGTCGGCAACGGCCATGGCGTGGGCATGTCCCAGTGGGGGGCCATCGGGCGGTCGCGGGCGGGGCAGGACGCCCGGGCGATCCTCGCGGCATATTACCCGGGCACGCGGCTCGCCCCACTGCTCTAG
- a CDS encoding Gfo/Idh/MocA family oxidoreductase has product MSSKPALRIGVIGAGAIAQLAHLPVLSKMRGVQLAALCDNDSAKVRALADRFSIPDTFTDIEELLEFEELDAVLISTPNHLHEPHVLSALKAKRHVLCERPLALTTKGVERILTAAEKYEMKVVVGHNHRFRTEVQNLESFIHGGELGRLIGIRAGAYKTRRGDAGWRSRRAEAGGGIFLDQGVPLLDLACWLADFPEPVRVTASMERGSGLRAVEDAMYVHVQYASGLSVAIDTAWGYVGEEDRWWFEVLASKGTARLAPLRVVKELNGRAVDVSPTGAAQRDSAFIQSYRAELAHFAAVLHGDVAYEPPVDQVVVQRLVEAIYRSAEEGKEVRL; this is encoded by the coding sequence ATGTCCTCCAAGCCAGCCCTCCGAATCGGTGTCATTGGCGCGGGTGCCATTGCCCAGCTTGCCCACCTGCCCGTGCTCTCGAAGATGCGCGGTGTGCAGTTGGCGGCGCTCTGCGACAACGACAGCGCCAAGGTGCGCGCCCTCGCGGACCGCTTCAGCATCCCGGACACCTTCACCGACATCGAGGAGCTGCTCGAGTTCGAGGAGCTCGATGCGGTGCTCATCTCGACCCCGAACCACCTCCACGAGCCCCACGTGCTCAGCGCCCTGAAGGCGAAGCGGCACGTGCTCTGCGAGCGTCCGCTCGCGCTCACGACGAAGGGCGTCGAGCGCATCCTGACGGCGGCGGAGAAGTACGAGATGAAGGTGGTGGTGGGGCACAACCACCGCTTCCGCACCGAGGTGCAGAACCTCGAGAGCTTCATCCACGGCGGCGAACTCGGGCGGCTGATCGGCATCCGCGCCGGTGCATACAAGACGCGTCGTGGCGACGCCGGCTGGCGCTCGCGCCGTGCCGAGGCGGGCGGTGGCATCTTCCTCGACCAGGGCGTGCCGCTCCTCGACCTCGCGTGCTGGCTGGCCGACTTCCCCGAGCCGGTGCGCGTGACCGCCAGCATGGAGCGCGGGAGCGGCCTGCGTGCGGTGGAGGATGCGATGTACGTGCACGTGCAGTACGCCTCGGGGCTCAGCGTCGCGATCGACACCGCGTGGGGCTACGTCGGCGAGGAGGATCGCTGGTGGTTCGAGGTGCTGGCGAGCAAGGGCACCGCCCGGCTCGCCCCGTTGCGCGTGGTGAAGGAGCTGAATGGCCGCGCGGTGGATGTGTCGCCTACCGGCGCCGCGCAGCGCGACAGTGCCTTCATCCAGAGCTATCGCGCCGAGCTCGCGCACTTCGCCGCAGTGCTGCACGGCGACGTGGCATACGAGCCGCCGGTGGACCAGGTCGTCGTGCAGCGACTGGTCGAGGCGATCTACCGGAGTGCGGAAGAGGGGAAGGAAGTCCGGCTGTGA
- a CDS encoding DUF4105 domain-containing protein: MRAVRRTMRQGMAGLAVLAALAPAVAGQRPIDWNTKPVLLLTIGQGTEVFEKFGHNALIVWDDAAGQPLVYNWGMFDFQQPNFIGRFLTGDTKYWMAPMTLEQSNAQYQALNRTMVVQELALTPAQKARLVAMLADNATEANKWYRYDYYRDNCSTRVRDALDAVTGGVLRAAMTAQPGQGSYRWHTRRELAYSAPLYFGSQLVLGVDADAPLNGWEEAFLPQSLSESVSRIELPAADGLPARPLAGPIDTLFRAAREPEPRTVSPKLGLAAFVGVVLGLVLLGLTMLGRVGAALAMAGWGVACAVIGTVLLLAWFATRHVFMANNPSVALVSPAWLLGTVAAVMALRGGVSTAVRSALRWLLVIAVVGTAGAVLLGHGGSALELAALLLPGHAAVAHAADRHRRRSAVVVPRDP, from the coding sequence ATGCGCGCGGTGCGGCGCACCATGCGGCAGGGCATGGCGGGCCTGGCTGTCCTTGCCGCGCTCGCGCCGGCGGTGGCCGGGCAGCGCCCCATCGACTGGAACACGAAGCCGGTGCTGCTGCTGACGATCGGGCAGGGCACCGAGGTTTTCGAGAAGTTCGGGCACAACGCGCTCATCGTCTGGGATGATGCGGCCGGCCAGCCCCTGGTCTACAACTGGGGGATGTTCGACTTCCAGCAGCCGAACTTCATCGGTCGCTTCCTCACCGGCGACACGAAGTACTGGATGGCGCCGATGACGCTGGAGCAGTCGAACGCGCAGTACCAGGCGCTCAACCGCACGATGGTGGTGCAGGAGCTGGCGCTCACGCCGGCGCAGAAGGCGCGCCTGGTGGCCATGCTCGCCGACAATGCGACGGAGGCGAACAAGTGGTACCGGTACGACTACTACCGGGACAACTGCAGCACGCGCGTGCGCGATGCGCTGGATGCCGTGACCGGGGGCGTGCTGCGCGCGGCCATGACGGCGCAGCCGGGCCAGGGGAGCTACCGCTGGCACACGCGGCGTGAGCTCGCCTACAGCGCTCCGCTCTACTTCGGCAGCCAGCTCGTGCTCGGCGTGGATGCGGATGCGCCGCTGAACGGCTGGGAGGAGGCGTTCCTGCCGCAGTCGCTGTCGGAGTCGGTGAGCCGCATCGAGCTGCCGGCGGCGGATGGGCTGCCGGCACGCCCGCTGGCGGGACCGATCGACACCCTCTTCCGTGCCGCGCGCGAGCCCGAGCCGCGCACGGTGTCCCCGAAGCTGGGGCTGGCTGCGTTCGTCGGCGTGGTGCTGGGGCTCGTGCTGCTCGGCCTGACGATGCTCGGTCGCGTGGGTGCGGCGCTCGCGATGGCTGGCTGGGGTGTCGCCTGTGCCGTGATCGGGACCGTGCTGCTGCTTGCGTGGTTCGCCACGCGTCACGTATTCATGGCGAACAATCCCAGCGTGGCCCTCGTGAGTCCGGCGTGGCTGCTGGGCACGGTTGCGGCGGTGATGGCGCTGCGCGGCGGCGTGTCGACGGCGGTGCGCAGCGCGCTGCGGTGGCTGCTCGTGATTGCCGTGGTGGGGACCGCCGGCGCGGTGCTGCTCGGGCACGGGGGGAGTGCGCTGGAACTGGCGGCGCTGCTGCTGCCCGGGCATGCGGCGGTGGCGCATGCGGCGGATCGTCACCGGCGGCGGTCCGCGGTGGTGGTTCCGCGCGACCCGTGA
- a CDS encoding response regulator, producing MNRDRTGAASIGTAVAADTLTADEMRASEARYRLLAETMLQGVMHHAADGSIIALNPAAERILGRPRAEFLGSHPVQEERNTIREDGTLFPGVEHPSAVAQRTGQPVRGVVMGVFNWERNEYRWLRVDAVPLIRPGEDTPYEVYTVFEDITRPRQVERALREAHTRKDHFIATLAHELRNPLAPIRNAVAVQRLKGYDDPQMVWCTEVIDRQVGHMSRLLDDLLDASRISSGKLDLRRGRVALSAVLHQAIETARPLLDAAQHRLEIRLGEAPVFVDADAMRLAQVFGNLLTNAAKYTEPGGRITVTAAVAGGDLFLRVRDTGIGIAVSDLPRVFEMFGQVESALERSQGGLGIGLSLAKALVTLHGGEITVHSDGPGQGTEFTVRLPVMADEPASPAPSVQGDGYDGAVHRRVLVVDDNRDGCDSLATLLRLSGMDVEVAYDATEAIAAVTRHAPDVALLDNGLPGMNGYELCQVLRSLPGSDALVLVALTGWGSAADRARAERAGFDAHFTKPVAIDELVALLRRPTVEVRRRGAEGG from the coding sequence ATGAATCGCGATCGCACCGGTGCCGCGAGCATCGGGACGGCCGTTGCCGCCGACACCCTGACGGCGGACGAGATGCGTGCCAGCGAGGCGCGCTACCGGCTGCTGGCGGAGACGATGCTCCAGGGGGTGATGCACCATGCCGCGGACGGCAGCATCATCGCGCTCAACCCGGCGGCCGAGCGCATCCTGGGCCGGCCGCGGGCGGAGTTCCTTGGCAGCCACCCCGTGCAGGAGGAGCGCAACACCATCCGTGAGGATGGCACGCTGTTCCCGGGTGTGGAGCACCCGTCGGCGGTGGCGCAGCGCACCGGCCAGCCCGTACGCGGCGTGGTGATGGGTGTCTTCAACTGGGAGCGGAACGAGTACCGCTGGCTGCGGGTCGACGCCGTGCCGCTGATCCGGCCCGGCGAGGACACGCCGTACGAGGTGTACACCGTCTTCGAGGACATCACGCGGCCGCGCCAGGTGGAGCGCGCGCTGCGGGAGGCGCACACCCGCAAGGACCACTTCATCGCGACCCTTGCCCACGAGCTGCGGAACCCGCTCGCGCCGATCCGGAACGCGGTCGCGGTGCAGCGCCTCAAGGGATATGACGATCCACAGATGGTGTGGTGCACGGAGGTTATCGACCGGCAGGTCGGGCACATGTCGCGGCTGCTCGACGACCTGCTCGACGCCTCGCGCATCTCGAGCGGGAAGCTCGACCTGCGGCGCGGGCGGGTGGCGCTGTCGGCGGTGCTGCACCAGGCCATCGAGACGGCGCGCCCGCTGCTCGATGCCGCGCAGCACCGGCTCGAGATCCGCCTCGGCGAGGCGCCGGTGTTCGTCGATGCGGACGCGATGCGGCTGGCGCAGGTGTTCGGCAACCTGCTCACGAACGCGGCGAAGTACACCGAGCCCGGTGGGCGTATCACCGTCACCGCGGCGGTGGCGGGCGGCGACCTGTTCCTGCGCGTGCGCGACACCGGCATCGGCATCGCGGTGTCGGACCTGCCCCGGGTGTTCGAGATGTTCGGGCAGGTCGAGTCGGCGTTGGAGCGGTCGCAGGGCGGGCTCGGCATCGGGCTCTCGCTGGCGAAGGCGCTGGTGACGCTCCACGGCGGCGAGATCACGGTGCACAGCGACGGCCCCGGGCAGGGCACCGAGTTCACCGTCCGGCTGCCGGTGATGGCCGACGAGCCCGCGTCACCGGCGCCTTCGGTGCAGGGTGACGGCTATGACGGTGCGGTGCACCGGCGGGTGCTGGTGGTGGACGACAATCGCGACGGCTGCGACTCGCTGGCGACGCTGCTCCGCCTCTCCGGGATGGACGTCGAGGTGGCGTACGACGCCACCGAGGCGATCGCCGCCGTGACGCGGCATGCGCCGGACGTCGCGCTGCTCGACAACGGGCTGCCGGGCATGAACGGGTACGAACTCTGCCAGGTGCTGCGGTCGCTTCCCGGGAGCGACGCGCTCGTGCTGGTGGCACTCACGGGCTGGGGGTCCGCCGCCGATCGCGCGCGCGCCGAGCGTGCCGGCTTCGATGCGCACTTCACGAAGCCGGTCGCGATCGACGAGCTGGTGGCGTTGCTGCGTCGCCCCACGGTCGAGGTGCGGCGCCGCGGTGCCGAGGGCGGGTGA
- a CDS encoding PEP-CTERM sorting domain-containing protein (PEP-CTERM proteins occur, often in large numbers, in the proteomes of bacteria that also encode an exosortase, a predicted intramembrane cysteine proteinase. The presence of a PEP-CTERM domain at a protein's C-terminus predicts cleavage within the sorting domain, followed by covalent anchoring to some some component of the (usually Gram-negative) cell surface. Many PEP-CTERM proteins exhibit an unusual sequence composition that includes large numbers of potential glycosylation sites. Expression of one such protein has been shown restore the ability of a bacterium to form floc, a type of biofilm.) produces the protein MRSSRFAALIGLLAVAAPLSGQAFTNGSLTGPINNGGVPTGWTLEAGSPDTMDENNNVGVPGALGFGAAPSPSPDGGTWVGVGGEGATGFVERFSQSVSGFTVGQTYTVNFYASNFGAADFGYVATNFFEMLIDGVAMDSGADLPLAPGWTLQTLSFLATSATHTIAFQLGDGAKSYMGIDGISIAGGMSTVPEPATTALLGAGLLALGGIVSRRRRAMAA, from the coding sequence ATGCGTTCCAGCCGATTTGCGGCCCTGATCGGGTTGCTTGCAGTTGCCGCACCGCTCAGCGGTCAGGCGTTCACGAACGGCTCGCTCACGGGCCCGATCAACAATGGCGGCGTCCCGACCGGGTGGACGCTCGAGGCTGGCTCGCCTGACACCATGGACGAGAACAACAACGTCGGTGTGCCGGGCGCGCTGGGCTTCGGCGCCGCGCCGAGCCCCAGCCCGGACGGCGGCACCTGGGTCGGCGTGGGTGGCGAAGGGGCCACCGGTTTCGTCGAGCGGTTCTCGCAGTCGGTGTCGGGCTTCACGGTCGGGCAGACGTACACCGTGAACTTCTACGCGTCGAACTTCGGTGCCGCCGACTTCGGCTACGTGGCCACGAACTTCTTCGAGATGCTGATCGACGGCGTGGCGATGGATTCGGGCGCGGACCTGCCCCTCGCGCCGGGCTGGACGCTGCAGACCCTGAGCTTCCTCGCCACGTCGGCGACGCACACGATCGCGTTCCAGCTCGGGGATGGTGCCAAGTCGTACATGGGCATCGACGGTATTTCGATCGCCGGCGGCATGAGCACGGTGCCGGAGCCGGCGACGACCGCGCTGCTGGGTGCCGGGCTGCTGGCGTTGGGCGGGATCGTGTCACGTCGTCGGCGCGCCATGGCGGCCTGA
- a CDS encoding transposase — MARWPRLIAPGLPIHITQRGHNQDRTFLDELDFACYRECLLESSRRYACAIHAYALMSNHVHMLVTPRGVGSAANLMRSIGSRYVRYWNKRHRRTGTLWEGRFRSALVGDDQYLLRCCRYIDMNPVKAGIVHHPAEYEWSSYRALALGDRDELVSPHPTYTALDTITEARRASYAAYCAEQLDEARVLEIRRATRGGTALGNSARLDDLERHLNRPVRRLAHGGDRRHHQSSWIAVTGLAQLRCH, encoded by the coding sequence ATGGCACGCTGGCCGCGGCTGATCGCCCCCGGACTTCCCATCCACATCACACAGCGCGGTCACAACCAGGATCGCACGTTCCTCGACGAGCTGGACTTCGCGTGCTATCGCGAATGCCTGCTCGAGTCCAGCAGGCGCTACGCGTGCGCGATCCACGCATACGCGCTGATGTCGAACCACGTCCACATGCTCGTGACTCCGCGCGGAGTCGGAAGCGCGGCCAATCTCATGCGCAGTATCGGCAGTCGGTATGTCCGCTATTGGAACAAGCGGCATCGCCGCACTGGAACCCTATGGGAGGGGCGTTTCAGGTCCGCGCTCGTGGGTGACGACCAATACCTGCTCCGTTGCTGCCGGTACATCGACATGAATCCAGTGAAGGCGGGGATCGTGCACCATCCTGCCGAGTACGAGTGGTCGAGTTACCGCGCGCTGGCGCTGGGCGACAGGGATGAGCTCGTGTCGCCGCACCCGACGTACACGGCCCTCGACACGATCACGGAGGCGCGACGGGCATCGTACGCCGCGTACTGTGCGGAGCAACTCGATGAAGCGCGCGTGCTCGAGATCCGGCGAGCCACTCGTGGTGGGACGGCGCTCGGCAACAGTGCACGGCTCGACGATCTCGAACGTCACCTGAACCGCCCGGTACGTCGGCTTGCGCATGGTGGGGATCGTCGGCACCACCAGTCGTCCTGGATCGCGGTAACGGGCCTCGCACAGCTTCGGTGCCACTAG
- a CDS encoding PEP-CTERM sorting domain-containing protein (PEP-CTERM proteins occur, often in large numbers, in the proteomes of bacteria that also encode an exosortase, a predicted intramembrane cysteine proteinase. The presence of a PEP-CTERM domain at a protein's C-terminus predicts cleavage within the sorting domain, followed by covalent anchoring to some some component of the (usually Gram-negative) cell surface. Many PEP-CTERM proteins exhibit an unusual sequence composition that includes large numbers of potential glycosylation sites. Expression of one such protein has been shown restore the ability of a bacterium to form floc, a type of biofilm.), with translation MNVVPVNDRRRAAPAALGQLRYVDRNVNAGGSLVISSPVTGDLAALLDATWTAPVTLDAIFRADFAPAASDPSIVPEPATSTLLGTGLLVLATLATRRRRTPR, from the coding sequence TTGAACGTCGTCCCCGTGAACGACCGTCGCCGCGCAGCCCCGGCGGCGCTCGGGCAACTCCGGTACGTCGATCGCAACGTGAATGCAGGCGGAAGCCTGGTCATTTCGTCCCCTGTCACGGGAGATCTCGCGGCGCTCCTGGACGCAACCTGGACCGCACCGGTCACACTCGATGCGATCTTCCGCGCCGACTTCGCCCCCGCAGCCTCCGACCCCTCCATCGTCCCCGAACCCGCCACCAGCACCCTCCTCGGCACCGGCCTCCTGGTCCTCGCCACGCTCGCCACACGCCGCCGCCGCACACCACGCTGA
- a CDS encoding IPT/TIG domain-containing protein — protein MRVPLARRTWSSIGAAVLLGLAFVAQPAVARAQATPPLKISVSIQRQATGPIITITGSNFTPNGAVRLTGSPPPNTSQAIAFGPIKADASGAFSVRKEMTCTSQAQDDGFLEVTFTATDETSARRSTARENATPWICR, from the coding sequence ATGCGTGTCCCACTGGCTCGTCGCACATGGTCGTCCATCGGGGCGGCCGTCCTGCTCGGGCTGGCTTTCGTGGCGCAGCCTGCGGTGGCTCGTGCGCAGGCCACGCCGCCGCTCAAGATCAGCGTCTCGATCCAGCGGCAGGCGACAGGCCCGATCATCACGATCACGGGCTCGAACTTCACGCCGAACGGTGCGGTGCGGCTGACGGGTTCCCCGCCGCCGAACACCAGCCAGGCGATTGCGTTCGGCCCGATCAAGGCCGATGCGAGCGGGGCGTTCAGCGTGCGCAAGGAGATGACGTGCACGTCGCAGGCGCAGGACGACGGGTTCCTGGAGGTGACGTTCACGGCGACGGACGAGACCAGCGCGCGCCGGAGCACGGCGCGGGAGAATGCGACGCCGTGGATCTGCCGGTAA